A section of the Polynucleobacter sp. AP-Jannik-300A-C4 genome encodes:
- a CDS encoding PAS domain S-box protein, protein MKKIAFSIWQLKPVRWIRRIRGFKLVYTPLIAIVLFTVVMGVIMGTLQLQEKSQQEAALFRELSFAKQRIQLRFANNADVLQSIGRDYVSAGDSVKLKDNVIIQAENILQSNHEIAKIVWFDETYQGQWKVPPHNLKTDWFNKINNASVINKALQRTLELSAATNRPAFSNFISLEVPSDEVISKEIRNVFWQTVPQISGNEIKGMVAALYTTQGILEMIPGELKAQYRFTLITDDDQVLAISSDKNTPKRAFSNQTSLDIGVLSPNLSLRIDTYPPETNLTFRMLIGVVLGLSAFVIWSLWSVLKQMQVRQEVEANLRAETNFRSAMENSTPVGIRAHDMNRAITYVNPAFCEMTGWSAEELIGLSPPFAFWPEEQKEELTEKMNQALKMTLNQDKKIGVEGSILHRNGSVIQTRTFIAPLIDEKGKQTGWITSLIDISEPKKIREELAASQERFITVLEGLDASVSVVSNETGELLFANRFYRERFGSCAKGHCDLAGGEIKQKIFQASIESSSASSLHQETESEEIQLLDPATGTSKWYEVRRRFLPWVDGQLAQLLIATDITIRIEAEDLARQQEERMQFSSRLTTMGEMASSLAHELNQPLAAISNYCMGVAKRLQGQLEPGLQKDILPALEKASDQAHRAGTIIQRIKGFVKRSEPQRKSSDISEIINDAVGLVEIEAHRHRLNIATEIAENIPPVDVDPVLILQVLVNLLKNSLDSMREVYPLSSRWSAPPVKISADLETSTFPAMLRIQVTDTGAGIADSVIERMFEPFFSTKNDGMGMGLNICRSVIESHQGRLWAKNQMDAEQTKLSGCTFTILLPLESPGSMVSS, encoded by the coding sequence ATGAAAAAAATCGCATTTTCAATATGGCAACTCAAGCCTGTGAGGTGGATCCGCCGAATACGGGGATTTAAGCTTGTTTACACACCATTAATCGCGATTGTTTTGTTTACCGTGGTGATGGGCGTCATCATGGGCACACTTCAGCTTCAAGAAAAAAGTCAGCAAGAAGCGGCTCTATTTAGAGAACTCTCTTTTGCAAAGCAGCGTATTCAATTGCGCTTTGCAAACAATGCGGATGTATTGCAATCTATTGGGCGGGATTATGTTAGCGCTGGTGATTCTGTAAAGTTAAAAGATAACGTAATCATTCAGGCAGAAAATATTCTGCAAAGCAATCATGAAATTGCGAAGATCGTTTGGTTTGATGAAACATATCAGGGCCAATGGAAGGTTCCGCCGCATAATTTAAAAACAGATTGGTTTAATAAAATAAATAATGCAAGTGTCATCAACAAGGCACTGCAGAGAACACTTGAGCTCAGCGCTGCTACCAATAGACCAGCGTTTAGCAATTTCATCTCGCTCGAAGTCCCAAGTGACGAGGTGATCTCCAAAGAAATTCGCAATGTATTTTGGCAAACCGTGCCTCAAATTTCTGGCAATGAAATTAAAGGAATGGTTGCTGCCCTTTACACAACCCAGGGCATACTGGAAATGATTCCAGGGGAACTTAAAGCGCAATACCGATTCACATTAATTACAGATGATGATCAGGTCCTAGCAATCTCATCTGATAAAAATACCCCGAAGCGGGCATTTAGCAACCAAACTAGTCTGGATATTGGCGTTCTCAGCCCCAATCTCAGCCTCAGAATCGACACCTACCCACCAGAAACCAATTTAACTTTCAGGATGTTGATTGGCGTTGTTCTGGGTTTAAGTGCATTCGTCATTTGGAGTTTGTGGTCTGTTTTGAAACAAATGCAAGTTCGGCAAGAGGTAGAGGCAAATCTTCGGGCTGAGACTAATTTTCGTAGCGCGATGGAGAACTCCACGCCAGTTGGTATTCGTGCACATGATATGAATCGGGCGATAACCTATGTCAACCCCGCATTTTGCGAGATGACTGGTTGGTCAGCAGAAGAGCTAATAGGGCTGAGCCCCCCTTTTGCCTTCTGGCCCGAGGAGCAAAAAGAAGAGCTCACGGAAAAAATGAATCAGGCTCTCAAAATGACGCTCAATCAAGATAAAAAGATTGGTGTTGAGGGCTCAATTCTTCATCGGAATGGCTCAGTCATCCAGACTCGCACCTTTATTGCTCCACTAATTGATGAAAAAGGAAAGCAAACTGGCTGGATCACTTCATTAATTGATATTTCTGAGCCAAAGAAAATTCGTGAGGAATTGGCTGCTTCGCAGGAGCGATTCATTACCGTTTTGGAAGGTTTGGATGCTTCTGTTTCGGTAGTCTCCAATGAAACGGGTGAATTACTGTTTGCAAATCGCTTCTATCGGGAACGTTTTGGAAGCTGCGCTAAAGGCCATTGCGATTTAGCCGGAGGTGAGATCAAACAAAAAATATTTCAAGCTTCAATTGAATCTAGTTCAGCCTCCTCACTCCATCAAGAAACAGAGTCAGAAGAAATTCAATTACTGGATCCAGCAACAGGAACTTCAAAGTGGTATGAAGTACGTAGACGTTTTTTACCGTGGGTTGATGGACAGTTAGCTCAACTATTGATTGCAACAGATATTACGATTCGTATTGAAGCGGAAGATTTAGCCCGTCAACAAGAAGAGCGTATGCAATTCTCTAGCCGCTTAACAACTATGGGTGAAATGGCGTCATCACTTGCTCATGAGTTAAATCAACCGCTCGCCGCAATCTCCAACTACTGCATGGGTGTAGCTAAACGATTGCAAGGGCAACTTGAACCCGGCTTGCAAAAAGATATTCTTCCTGCGCTAGAAAAAGCCTCCGACCAAGCGCATAGGGCAGGAACCATCATTCAGCGCATTAAAGGTTTTGTGAAGCGTAGTGAACCACAACGAAAATCTTCTGACATCAGTGAAATTATTAATGATGCGGTTGGCTTAGTTGAGATCGAAGCACATCGACACCGCCTAAATATAGCTACGGAAATTGCTGAAAATATCCCACCAGTTGATGTGGATCCCGTGTTAATTTTGCAGGTCTTAGTAAACCTTCTTAAGAATTCCTTGGATAGTATGCGAGAGGTTTACCCTCTCTCATCTCGCTGGTCTGCCCCTCCAGTCAAAATTTCAGCCGATCTAGAAACCAGCACTTTTCCCGCAATGCTCCGGATCCAAGTGACTGATACTGGCGCTGGAATCGCTGATTCCGTTATCGAACGGATGTTTGAGCCCTTTTTTAGCACTAAAAACGATGGAATGGGCATGGGTCTCAATATTTGCCGGTCTGTGATCGAGTCCCACCAGGGTCGACTTTGGGCAAAAAATCAGATGGATGCAGAACAAACAAAGCTATCTGGCTGCACCTTTACAATATTATTACCCCTAGAGTCTCCGGGCTCAATGGTAAGTAGTTAA